A region from the Hydrotalea sp. genome encodes:
- the map gene encoding type I methionyl aminopeptidase: MTMREIKLHDRSAFVAMRNAGQLAARVMDYLAPHVVPGVSTGKLDQLAHDFIIANHAIPAPLNYKGFPKSICTSVNHVVCHGIPDDKKILLAGDIINIDVTVILDGWHGDTSRMYWAGEPPLKAKKLTDVTYDAMMVGIKAIKPGGHFGDIGAAIQKFVAPHRYSIVRDFCGHGLGRVFHDEPNVMHHAQPERGAAFRPGMFFTVEPMLNIGTHEVKVLQDGWTAVTRDKSLSAQFEHTVGIGEHGVEIFTTSPAGLHHPPY; encoded by the coding sequence ATGACAATGCGTGAAATAAAATTACACGACCGTTCGGCATTTGTGGCAATGCGCAACGCCGGCCAATTGGCGGCACGGGTGATGGATTACCTGGCCCCGCATGTCGTGCCCGGGGTCAGCACTGGCAAGTTAGACCAGCTGGCGCATGATTTTATCATCGCCAACCATGCTATACCCGCGCCGTTGAATTACAAGGGGTTTCCCAAATCAATCTGCACGTCGGTTAACCACGTGGTGTGCCACGGCATTCCCGACGACAAAAAAATTCTGCTGGCGGGCGACATTATCAATATCGATGTCACGGTTATTTTGGACGGCTGGCACGGCGACACCAGCCGCATGTATTGGGCGGGCGAACCGCCGCTGAAAGCAAAAAAATTAACCGACGTAACATATGACGCGATGATGGTCGGCATCAAGGCGATAAAACCCGGCGGGCATTTTGGCGACATTGGCGCGGCGATACAAAAATTTGTTGCACCGCATCGTTACAGCATCGTGCGCGATTTTTGCGGCCACGGGTTGGGCCGCGTGTTTCACGACGAACCAAATGTCATGCACCATGCGCAACCCGAGCGCGGCGCGGCATTCCGCCCGGGCATGTTTTTCACGGTCGAACCAATGTTAAACATCGGCACGCACGAGGTAAAAGTATTGCAAGACGGCTGGACCGCCGTAACGCGCGACAAATCTTTGTCGGCGCAATTTGAACATACCGTCGGCATTGGCGAACATGGCGTGGAAATTTTCACCACCTCACCCGCCGGTTTACACCACCCGCCCTATTAA
- the radC gene encoding DNA repair protein RadC — protein sequence MTEQHDGHRQRLRQRFLKDNGAAMADYEILELLLTFALPRIDTKPIAKQLLAEFKTIGGVLSADATQLSRHKFIGESSLAMLKLVQASGLRMLRQDVMAEPHIISGWEKLLHYLHATMAREKREELRLLHLNHRFLLLLDEKIQQGTVNHTPFYVREVVKRVMDVGSSHIIVVHNHPSGNNKPSSADIAETRKLAEALKAMDVGFHDHLIISDHGHYSFKNSGLL from the coding sequence ATGACCGAACAACATGATGGCCACCGCCAGCGGTTACGCCAACGATTTTTAAAAGACAATGGCGCGGCAATGGCGGATTACGAAATCCTCGAACTGCTTTTAACATTTGCCCTGCCGCGCATCGACACCAAACCTATCGCCAAGCAATTATTGGCCGAATTCAAAACCATCGGCGGCGTGTTGTCGGCCGACGCGACGCAATTAAGCCGGCACAAATTTATTGGCGAATCGTCGCTGGCGATGTTGAAATTGGTGCAGGCATCGGGCCTGCGCATGTTGCGCCAAGATGTCATGGCCGAACCACATATCATCAGCGGGTGGGAAAAATTATTACATTACCTGCACGCCACCATGGCGCGGGAAAAACGCGAAGAATTACGCCTGCTCCACCTCAACCATCGCTTCCTGCTTTTGCTCGACGAAAAAATTCAGCAGGGCACGGTCAACCACACGCCGTTTTACGTGCGCGAGGTTGTTAAACGGGTGATGGACGTCGGGTCGAGCCACATCATCGTTGTGCACAACCACCCGTCGGGCAACAACAAACCATCGTCGGCCGACATTGCCGAAACGCGCAAATTGGCCGAGGCATTAAAGGCGATGGACGTGGGCTTCCACGACCACCTCATCATCAGCGACCATGGGCATTATAGTTTTAAAAATTCGGGGCTGTTATGA
- a CDS encoding DUF1761 domain-containing protein yields MEINYLSLLVSVIGAIAIGTIWFGPLFGEIFIKGLGFKSMKEAQAKFRKNPNGKKEMTITYVIQTISSLLTACFMSLLANVNMSFAVYFLVIAAVAEYATTRWAGKSLKFAAVDIGGMLVTRIYFLLVYHFVGAQFNML; encoded by the coding sequence ATGGAAATCAATTATCTATCATTGCTGGTCAGTGTGATTGGCGCGATTGCTATCGGCACTATTTGGTTTGGGCCTTTGTTTGGTGAAATATTCATCAAAGGTTTGGGCTTCAAATCGATGAAGGAGGCGCAAGCCAAATTCCGCAAAAACCCGAATGGCAAAAAAGAAATGACTATCACCTATGTGATACAAACCATTTCTTCGTTGTTGACCGCATGTTTTATGAGCCTGTTGGCCAATGTGAACATGTCGTTTGCCGTGTATTTTCTCGTTATTGCCGCGGTGGCAGAATATGCCACCACCCGTTGGGCGGGCAAATCGTTAAAATTTGCCGCGGTTGACATCGGTGGAATGTTGGTGACAAGGATTTATTTCTTGCTCGTCTATCATTTTGTTGGTGCACAATTTAATATGCTGTAG